In a genomic window of Polycladomyces abyssicola:
- the cbiB gene encoding adenosylcobinamide-phosphate synthase CbiB translates to MMTAWMLLAAYILDRLIGDPRWLPHPVVGMGKVIAATEKRLRRIMGRWKERAALTPTRVRLLGIVLPVVVAGGAFAVTWLLVILAEAVHPWLGWGLETVLVATTIATKGLADAGKAIWSPLVKGNLAEARRALSMVVGRDIERLDEGEIVRGGVETIAENIVDAVTAPLFFAAIGGAPLAMAYRAVNTLDAMVGYRDERYLYLGWASARLDDVVNWLPARLTVWPMLAAMVFLRLDGRHAWQIIRRDAHRHPSPNSGIPEAAMAGGLGIRLGGTNWYRGVPSHRGYLGDPKEALHPRHICESIRVLYWTTGLYVCILAVAIIGIDVAAR, encoded by the coding sequence ATGATGACCGCATGGATGTTGCTGGCCGCGTACATATTGGATCGTTTGATCGGCGATCCCCGTTGGCTGCCGCATCCCGTCGTCGGAATGGGGAAAGTGATTGCGGCGACGGAAAAAAGGTTGCGACGCATCATGGGTAGATGGAAAGAGAGGGCAGCCCTTACACCGACGCGCGTTCGTTTGCTGGGGATCGTTTTGCCGGTCGTAGTGGCGGGGGGAGCGTTTGCCGTTACTTGGTTGCTGGTGATATTGGCAGAGGCTGTCCACCCATGGTTGGGGTGGGGACTGGAAACGGTACTTGTCGCCACCACCATCGCGACGAAAGGATTGGCGGACGCGGGCAAGGCGATCTGGTCACCGCTGGTCAAAGGGAATCTGGCAGAAGCGAGGCGCGCGTTGTCCATGGTGGTAGGCAGGGACATCGAGCGGTTGGATGAAGGGGAAATCGTGCGCGGGGGGGTGGAGACGATCGCCGAAAATATCGTGGACGCGGTAACCGCGCCGTTATTTTTTGCGGCGATCGGCGGTGCCCCGCTGGCGATGGCGTACCGGGCGGTCAACACGCTGGACGCCATGGTCGGGTATCGGGATGAGCGGTATCTGTATTTGGGATGGGCTTCCGCCCGGCTGGACGATGTCGTCAATTGGTTGCCAGCTCGTTTAACCGTATGGCCCATGTTGGCGGCTATGGTCTTTTTACGTTTGGATGGGCGTCATGCATGGCAAATAATAAGGAGAGACGCACATCGGCATCCCAGCCCCAACAGCGGTATTCCCGAGGCCGCGATGGCAGGCGGCTTGGGCATTCGGCTGGGTGGAACCAATTGGTACCGGGGTGTGCCTTCTCACCGGGGGTATTTGGGCGATCCCAAGGAGGCGTTGCATCCGCGTCATATTTGTGAATCCATCCGTGTATTGTATTGGACGACGGGGTTGTATGTCTGTATACTGGCAGTCGCCATCATCGGGATCGACGTTGCCGCCAGGTAA
- a CDS encoding serine/threonine protein kinase: MFWKPVEPLLEQIELEYNPENEPVTVKFLPPPLKLIGVGTDAVVVQHPEYRDIVFKVYTKERVDAKEDEYRAYQRLAGSPYFAVCHGAGDRYLVLSYEEGMTLYDCLVQGVNIPENIIDEVEKARQYARSVGLNPRDIHLKNVLLQDGHAKLIDVSEYVKPGNDGRWDHLVQAYHLYYPYIAGKKIPIWMMEMVKRAYYAQKAAGNFSVQEFGRQLLNALLKKWMKN, from the coding sequence ATGTTTTGGAAACCGGTTGAACCGCTGTTAGAGCAAATTGAATTGGAGTACAACCCGGAAAATGAGCCCGTCACTGTCAAGTTTTTGCCGCCGCCGTTGAAGTTAATCGGCGTTGGTACGGATGCAGTGGTCGTACAACATCCGGAATATCGGGATATTGTGTTCAAGGTGTACACGAAGGAACGGGTGGACGCCAAAGAGGACGAATATCGGGCATATCAACGGCTGGCCGGTTCCCCTTACTTTGCCGTGTGTCACGGTGCGGGAGACCGCTATCTCGTTTTGAGCTACGAGGAAGGCATGACCTTGTACGATTGTCTAGTCCAGGGCGTTAACATCCCCGAAAATATCATCGACGAAGTGGAAAAAGCCCGTCAGTATGCACGGAGTGTCGGCTTGAATCCGCGTGATATTCATCTGAAAAACGTGCTGTTGCAAGATGGTCATGCCAAACTTATCGACGTGTCTGAATATGTGAAACCGGGCAATGACGGACGTTGGGATCACCTCGTTCAAGCCTATCATTTGTACTATCCGTATATCGCAGGGAAGAAGATCCCGATTTGGATGATGGAAATGGTAAAGCGAGCCTACTATGCACAAAAAGCGGCCGGGAATTTCTCCGTGCAAGAATTTGGACGTCAATTGTTGAACGCACTCTTGAAAAAATGGATGAAAAATTAA
- a CDS encoding cation diffusion facilitator family transporter — protein sequence MKTYDYHHLNHVKEQQSSKKTLWITLLLTLVFTVVEIVGGWLSNSLALLSDSAHMISDVFALGLSLTASYLATRNPNRKYTFGFLRFEIIASFLNGLALVVIAIGIFIEGIHRLIQPRDIHMQLMLMIAIVGLIVNIVLTTILSRSSKEEENLNIQSALWHFIGDLLSSVGIIVSSFLIYLTGYSIFDPLISMIIGGIIFYGGAKIIRESFLILMEAVPDKFDLDSIREEISKVEGVKDVHELHLWAVSTDHYSLTAHVFIHEDVQPFEVIQEINHILKEKYGIQHSTIQTEHPAIHDHGDYGKQFLTTKS from the coding sequence GTGAAAACATATGATTACCATCACCTGAATCACGTAAAAGAACAGCAATCATCAAAGAAAACATTATGGATTACCCTATTGCTGACTCTAGTTTTTACAGTCGTAGAAATTGTAGGTGGCTGGTTATCCAATTCTCTCGCTCTATTGTCCGATTCGGCTCACATGATTTCGGATGTTTTCGCTCTGGGATTGAGCTTAACTGCCAGTTATCTGGCAACACGAAACCCAAATCGGAAATACACATTCGGTTTCCTTCGTTTTGAGATCATTGCTTCATTCCTAAATGGGCTGGCACTCGTCGTAATTGCCATTGGCATATTCATTGAGGGTATACACCGATTGATTCAGCCGCGAGACATTCACATGCAATTGATGTTGATGATCGCTATAGTGGGGTTGATTGTCAACATTGTTCTCACCACCATTCTCAGTCGAAGCTCAAAGGAAGAAGAAAATTTGAACATTCAAAGTGCACTCTGGCACTTTATCGGAGATTTGCTCAGTTCCGTCGGGATTATTGTTTCTTCCTTTCTAATTTACCTTACAGGTTATTCCATTTTTGATCCATTGATCAGTATGATCATTGGTGGGATCATTTTCTACGGGGGGGCAAAGATTATCCGAGAATCCTTTCTGATTTTGATGGAAGCTGTGCCTGACAAATTTGATCTTGATTCCATCCGCGAAGAAATCAGCAAGGTGGAAGGGGTAAAGGATGTCCATGAATTGCATTTGTGGGCTGTTTCCACTGACCATTACTCTTTAACGGCGCATGTTTTCATACACGAAGATGTTCAACCGTTTGAGGTGATCCAGGAAATCAATCATATCCTCAAAGAAAAATATGGGATTCAACATTCGACCATCCAAACCGAACATCCTGCTATTCATGATCATGGAGATTACGGAAAACAATTTTTAACGACAAAATCCTGA
- a CDS encoding histidine phosphatase family protein, with the protein MRLIWVRHGETEGNRQGRYVGHWDDPINERGRQQARMVAERLSRERVSAIYTSDLCRAKETASIIAAHHPLVRLTITPLLRECGFGEWEGRTYDEIAANEEIHLRRWYDDPWCVSPPGGECLQEMEQRISRWLEAVAVCYGSGDTLVAVAHAGPIRLFHAKWVKRNPRALWDFSLPHGGVLAVRRSRDGWEEEPWNPS; encoded by the coding sequence GTGCGGCTGATCTGGGTGCGTCACGGAGAGACGGAGGGCAACCGGCAGGGACGGTATGTCGGCCATTGGGATGATCCAATCAATGAGCGGGGGAGACAACAGGCGCGTATGGTGGCGGAGCGACTTTCCCGGGAACGGGTGTCGGCGATCTACACCAGTGATTTGTGTCGCGCCAAAGAAACGGCATCCATAATTGCTGCTCATCATCCGTTGGTGCGGCTTACGATCACACCTTTGTTGCGTGAATGTGGCTTCGGAGAATGGGAAGGGCGAACGTACGACGAGATTGCGGCGAACGAAGAAATACATTTGCGGCGCTGGTATGATGATCCCTGGTGTGTGTCACCGCCCGGCGGAGAATGTTTGCAGGAGATGGAACAACGCATAAGCCGATGGTTGGAAGCAGTGGCCGTTTGCTACGGAAGTGGGGATACATTGGTGGCGGTTGCCCACGCAGGCCCGATTCGCCTGTTTCATGCCAAGTGGGTGAAACGGAATCCGCGTGCACTGTGGGATTTTTCCCTGCCGCACGGTGGAGTGTTGGCGGTTCGCCGAAGCAGAGACGGATGGGAGGAAGAGCCGTGGAACCCGTCATGA
- a CDS encoding bifunctional adenosylcobinamide kinase/adenosylcobinamide-phosphate guanylyltransferase, which produces MSVVMVTGGVRSGKSAFAEEICRSWGGRVLYVATGGTPRDEEMRARVELHRQRRPHDWGLIEEPLEPQKWLSHPEPYDIVLIDSLSSWVANRVMGIDESDREKFRRLPEELETEWNRFLPCFSRQKTVIVTDETGLGGVALSPMGRLFQEALGRVNQLTARFADEVWMVVSGIPWRLKG; this is translated from the coding sequence GTGAGCGTGGTGATGGTGACCGGCGGAGTTCGTTCCGGCAAAAGCGCCTTCGCGGAAGAAATCTGCCGGTCTTGGGGAGGGCGTGTCCTCTACGTTGCCACGGGTGGGACTCCCCGGGATGAAGAGATGCGGGCGAGAGTGGAGCTTCACCGCCAACGTCGCCCGCACGATTGGGGATTGATCGAGGAGCCGCTGGAACCGCAAAAGTGGCTGTCCCATCCCGAACCCTACGACATCGTACTGATTGACTCCCTTTCCTCATGGGTGGCCAACCGGGTGATGGGTATCGACGAATCAGACCGGGAGAAATTTCGCCGATTGCCTGAAGAGCTGGAAACGGAATGGAACCGGTTCCTTCCCTGTTTTAGCCGACAAAAAACGGTGATCGTCACCGATGAAACGGGATTGGGCGGTGTGGCCCTGTCACCGATGGGGCGGTTGTTTCAGGAAGCGTTGGGGAGAGTCAACCAACTCACTGCCCGATTCGCCGATGAAGTGTGGATGGTGGTTTCGGGGATTCCCTGGAGGTTGAAAGGATGA
- a CDS encoding NADH:flavin oxidoreductase/NADH oxidase translates to MAGLFDPITLRGMTVKNRIMMSPMCQYSVDTLDGHPNDWHYVHYVSRAVGGTGLIMIEMTDVHPDGRITDRDLGIWSDEHIPSFRRIVEACHQYGAKVGIQIAHAGRKAESESLRPQAPSAIPFSERFRVPHELTTDEVKELVEAFGKAAERAVAAGFDTIELHGAHGYLIHQFLSKLSNRRTDEYGEPERFAAEVIQTVRRRIPDDMPLLMRLSAVEYTEGGYTLEDTIERCRLFHELGVDAFDVSSGGESPVAPPIKTGVPGYQVPFAAAIREAVGVPVIAVGGLDDPKVAEMVLQNGQADMVAVGRAMLRDPYWANNAALALGRSHVLPQQYARAF, encoded by the coding sequence ATGGCGGGTTTGTTCGATCCTATTACGTTACGGGGGATGACGGTTAAAAACCGCATCATGATGTCTCCGATGTGTCAGTACAGCGTGGACACTTTGGACGGTCATCCCAACGACTGGCATTACGTTCATTATGTTTCCCGGGCTGTCGGCGGAACGGGCCTGATCATGATCGAAATGACGGACGTACATCCGGACGGTCGCATCACTGACAGGGATCTGGGAATTTGGTCGGATGAACATATTCCGTCGTTCCGGCGCATTGTGGAAGCGTGTCACCAATATGGAGCCAAAGTAGGTATCCAAATCGCACACGCAGGTCGAAAAGCGGAGTCGGAAAGCCTTCGTCCCCAGGCGCCGTCGGCCATTCCGTTTTCGGAGCGGTTTCGTGTACCGCATGAGTTGACCACCGACGAAGTCAAGGAGTTGGTAGAGGCGTTTGGAAAGGCCGCAGAACGGGCAGTGGCCGCCGGATTCGATACGATCGAATTGCACGGTGCTCATGGGTATTTGATCCATCAATTCCTGTCCAAGCTTTCCAACCGTCGTACGGATGAATACGGAGAACCGGAACGGTTTGCCGCCGAGGTGATTCAGACGGTTCGCCGACGGATTCCTGACGATATGCCGCTTTTGATGAGGCTGTCGGCTGTGGAATATACGGAAGGCGGGTACACTTTGGAAGATACGATCGAGCGTTGCCGTCTGTTCCATGAACTGGGGGTGGATGCGTTCGACGTAAGCAGTGGCGGTGAAAGCCCTGTGGCCCCGCCGATCAAGACGGGTGTACCGGGTTACCAGGTACCGTTTGCCGCCGCCATTCGGGAAGCGGTGGGGGTGCCGGTGATCGCTGTTGGCGGTTTGGATGATCCGAAAGTGGCGGAAATGGTGTTGCAAAATGGGCAAGCCGATATGGTGGCTGTTGGAAGGGCCATGCTGCGCGATCCCTATTGGGCCAATAACGCAGCGTTGGCGTTGGGACGGTCTCACGTGTTGCCTCAGCAGTATGCGCGGGCGTTTTAA
- a CDS encoding adenosylcobinamide amidohydrolase, with translation MHSTQIRQWTENGVSYRIGADYVSIRMEREWSVLSNAPVNGGWRQTNHLVNRHVPHGYCEADPIRETKKWMADHGFDADRTVALLTAAWTDRAAVVKRSETGVTVTAVVTAGVSNAARAGKPGPIYRDVPSPGTINILLLVDGRLTEAAMVNTVITATEAKSAALQVLGVKDRDGDQATGTTTDVVAVAASQRTVEGVVHHYAGLATPLGQAVGQAVYRALTEALSG, from the coding sequence ATGCATTCAACGCAGATACGACAATGGACGGAAAACGGCGTTTCCTATCGCATCGGGGCAGATTATGTTTCCATTCGGATGGAGCGGGAGTGGAGCGTACTCAGCAATGCACCGGTCAACGGCGGTTGGCGCCAGACCAATCATCTGGTGAACCGTCACGTACCGCATGGATATTGTGAAGCCGACCCCATCCGTGAGACAAAAAAGTGGATGGCGGATCACGGATTTGATGCGGATCGGACTGTTGCCCTGTTGACAGCAGCATGGACGGACCGCGCTGCTGTGGTGAAGCGGTCGGAAACAGGGGTGACGGTGACGGCTGTGGTGACGGCGGGGGTGAGCAATGCAGCACGGGCGGGCAAACCGGGGCCTATTTATAGGGATGTGCCGTCGCCGGGAACGATTAATATCCTGCTGTTGGTGGACGGGCGGCTGACCGAAGCCGCCATGGTCAACACGGTGATCACGGCGACCGAAGCGAAATCGGCTGCATTGCAGGTACTGGGCGTAAAAGACCGGGACGGGGATCAGGCAACGGGAACAACCACCGACGTGGTGGCGGTGGCGGCTTCCCAACGTACCGTAGAAGGTGTGGTGCATCATTATGCAGGTTTGGCCACCCCTCTGGGACAAGCGGTGGGACAAGCGGTATACCGCGCGTTGACGGAGGCGTTGAGCGGATGA
- the shc gene encoding squalene--hopene cyclase, translated as MSLMERVEATIDRLRETLLRCQEADGRWIFCFESGVMTDAYMILLMKLLEVRDKRLEEGLVERILARQDKDGIWRVYEDETEGNLSATVDASVALMYAGAWQKRSWDARRVREYVLHRGGLRQVGSLTQVVLSLLGHLPWDRYPRVPIKFLLLPLWFPVNLFDLVGFTRVHVVPILAAADRKYVAWLPERPDLSGWEGMKPDDLPSILSDSPLNEWVNGAFASYPAGAFGTLSRREEALKWAEAFMLGWLEPDGTLYSYFTSTFLMVFALLALGYPKDHPVLVRAMQGLRAFVCPLDEGLHLQETTSIVWDTSLITYALLKSGLKPDHPAIERSLRYLLSRQQTKRSDWELKNPGVPAGGWGFSDINTLNPDMDDTSVCLRALTPAACQLGGEYRSAWERGMTWMISMQNQDGGWAAFEKNTDKKWPRWLLPFHDSRTVWTDPSTADLTGRTLECVCRYTGLDRRHPVIRRAVTWLTEHQQWDGSWFGRWGIAYVYGTWAALTGLAAAGWDLRHPTVQRGVRWLLRVQRPDGGWGESCRSDQERRYVPLSFSTPSQTAWALDALIAVHDRPTPEIKAGVRCLLELLEKKDPRVFRYPTGAGLAGQFYIHYHSYGYIWPLLVLSHYRNKYGHADK; from the coding sequence ATGTCTTTGATGGAACGGGTGGAAGCGACAATCGACCGTTTGCGTGAAACCTTGCTACGGTGTCAGGAAGCCGACGGCCGGTGGATTTTTTGTTTTGAAAGCGGCGTTATGACGGATGCCTATATGATCTTGCTGATGAAGTTGTTGGAAGTGCGGGATAAACGGTTGGAAGAGGGATTGGTGGAGCGGATTCTGGCCAGACAGGACAAAGACGGGATTTGGCGGGTGTACGAAGATGAGACCGAAGGAAATTTGTCTGCGACGGTGGATGCCAGTGTGGCCCTGATGTATGCTGGCGCCTGGCAAAAGAGGAGCTGGGACGCGAGACGGGTACGCGAATACGTCCTGCACCGAGGCGGCTTACGACAAGTGGGTTCACTTACCCAAGTAGTCCTGTCACTATTGGGGCATCTCCCTTGGGACCGGTATCCCAGGGTACCGATAAAGTTTTTACTGCTGCCCCTGTGGTTTCCCGTCAATCTGTTTGATTTGGTCGGATTTACCCGCGTTCATGTGGTGCCCATACTGGCGGCGGCGGATCGGAAGTATGTGGCCTGGCTTCCGGAACGGCCCGATCTGTCCGGTTGGGAAGGGATGAAACCGGATGATCTCCCGTCCATCCTGTCGGATTCGCCATTGAACGAGTGGGTAAACGGCGCTTTCGCATCGTATCCCGCCGGAGCATTCGGAACATTGTCCAGACGCGAGGAAGCGTTGAAATGGGCGGAGGCGTTCATGCTTGGATGGTTGGAACCCGACGGCACGCTGTATAGTTACTTTACCTCGACGTTTTTGATGGTGTTTGCTTTGTTGGCGCTGGGTTATCCCAAGGATCATCCGGTCTTGGTGCGGGCGATGCAGGGATTGCGAGCGTTTGTCTGTCCGTTGGATGAGGGTCTTCATCTGCAGGAAACCACTTCCATTGTATGGGATACATCCCTGATCACGTATGCATTATTGAAAAGTGGCTTGAAGCCGGATCATCCTGCCATCGAGCGGAGTCTCCGTTATCTGTTGTCCCGTCAACAGACGAAACGATCGGACTGGGAGCTGAAAAATCCGGGTGTGCCTGCGGGAGGATGGGGTTTTTCCGATATCAACACCCTGAATCCGGATATGGACGACACATCGGTTTGTTTGCGTGCATTGACGCCAGCCGCATGTCAACTGGGAGGAGAATACCGGTCAGCGTGGGAGCGCGGCATGACCTGGATGATTTCCATGCAGAACCAGGACGGCGGCTGGGCGGCATTTGAAAAAAATACGGACAAGAAATGGCCGCGTTGGTTGCTGCCGTTTCACGACTCCCGCACGGTGTGGACCGACCCGTCCACGGCCGACCTGACCGGCCGAACACTGGAGTGTGTGTGCCGGTATACTGGGTTGGATCGCCGTCATCCGGTGATCAGAAGAGCCGTCACATGGTTGACGGAACATCAGCAGTGGGACGGATCGTGGTTCGGCCGTTGGGGGATCGCGTACGTGTACGGAACGTGGGCGGCATTGACCGGTTTGGCCGCAGCGGGTTGGGATTTGCGTCACCCGACTGTACAACGGGGCGTTCGTTGGCTGTTACGCGTGCAACGCCCGGACGGCGGCTGGGGGGAATCTTGTCGGAGCGATCAGGAGCGGCGATATGTACCGCTTTCCTTCAGTACTCCTTCCCAGACGGCGTGGGCCCTTGATGCACTAATAGCTGTACATGATCGACCGACGCCGGAGATCAAGGCGGGTGTCCGTTGTCTTCTGGAACTGCTGGAAAAGAAAGATCCCCGCGTCTTCCGATATCCTACAGGTGCTGGCTTGGCTGGGCAATTTTACATTCATTATCACAGTTATGGCTACATATGGCCGCTTTTGGTCTTGTCCCACTACCGAAACAAATACGGTCATGCCGACAAATAA
- a CDS encoding SgrR family transcriptional regulator, translated as MIYWKSGGGRGNRSKLQFKRSLQEVIPPYFRMLVKQGEFKEAVRLIKRKGIPADVRQSCYTYMMKELSFPMIDWSEPSRTLTPTMVATTTGRWFFVKGDK; from the coding sequence CTGATATATTGGAAATCCGGCGGGGGACGGGGAAACCGTTCCAAATTGCAGTTCAAGCGCTCCCTGCAGGAAGTGATCCCTCCCTATTTCCGCATGTTAGTAAAGCAGGGGGAGTTCAAAGAGGCCGTTCGACTGATCAAGCGAAAAGGTATCCCCGCCGACGTGCGACAATCCTGCTATACTTACATGATGAAGGAACTGAGCTTCCCCATGATCGATTGGAGTGAACCGTCCCGAACGTTGACGCCCACCATGGTTGCCACGACAACGGGGAGATGGTTTTTTGTGAAGGGAGACAAATGA
- the bacA gene encoding undecaprenyl-diphosphate phosphatase — protein MPDIIIGLILGMVEGLTEFAPVSSTGHMILVGHLLGFQGTDRASTFEVVVQLGSILAVVVVFWKRILNIVGLYKLPEEGTDGQKGHLNALHILCGMIPAVVVGGLFHDYIKHKLFTANTVLIGLVAGGVIMILAEVFRRARPKATSLDQVTYGQAFSVGLFQCLALWPGFSRSGSTISGGLLVGMNHKTASEFTFILAVPMMVAASAKDLYESWDKLSIHDLPLFITGFVTAFVVAMLAIKYFLKLIDKVKLTPFALYRFAVAVVYGLLVL, from the coding sequence ATGCCGGATATCATCATCGGTCTTATCTTGGGTATGGTGGAAGGGTTGACGGAGTTTGCACCCGTTTCTTCCACCGGTCACATGATTTTGGTCGGTCATCTGCTCGGATTTCAAGGTACCGATCGTGCTTCCACGTTTGAAGTGGTCGTTCAGCTCGGATCGATATTGGCTGTTGTGGTGGTCTTCTGGAAACGAATCCTCAATATCGTGGGATTGTACAAGTTACCAGAAGAAGGGACCGATGGGCAAAAGGGACATCTCAACGCTCTTCACATCTTGTGTGGGATGATTCCTGCCGTCGTGGTGGGTGGATTGTTCCATGATTATATTAAACACAAATTATTTACTGCCAATACCGTACTGATCGGTTTGGTTGCCGGCGGGGTGATCATGATCTTGGCAGAGGTGTTCCGCCGGGCGCGGCCCAAAGCCACCAGTCTGGACCAGGTAACATATGGACAAGCGTTTTCGGTCGGCCTGTTTCAATGCTTGGCCCTGTGGCCCGGATTTTCGCGGTCCGGTTCGACGATCTCGGGCGGATTGTTGGTGGGCATGAACCACAAAACCGCTTCGGAGTTCACGTTTATCCTCGCCGTGCCCATGATGGTGGCCGCTTCGGCCAAAGATTTGTATGAAAGCTGGGACAAACTGTCTATTCACGATCTTCCGCTGTTCATCACGGGATTTGTCACTGCGTTCGTGGTGGCGATGTTGGCGATCAAATACTTCCTCAAGCTGATCGACAAAGTCAAGCTTACCCCGTTTGCCCTCTACCGTTTCGCCGTTGCGGTAGTGTACGGTCTGCTTGTACTGTAA
- the thiM gene encoding hydroxyethylthiazole kinase — MEIRTFAELLNRVREMRPLVHHITNTVTINDCANITLHTGGAPVMAHAPEEVEEMVGLASSLVLNIGMLTSSQVAAMLLAGKQANRRGIPVVLDPVGAGATHFRTESVRRILEEVQVTIVKGNAAEIATLAGERAEVRGVDAGEVAADPIQAAQTLARQLSTVVVVTGKTDIITDGTRTACVDNGHHMMGCITGTGCMGASVLGCFAPVADDPWIAAVAAVTAYTIAGEIGGEIGGESADGPGSFKWRFFDAMAGLNAEKIAEKAKIRQVAPSPNL; from the coding sequence ATGGAAATCCGCACATTCGCAGAACTGTTGAACCGCGTGAGAGAAATGCGCCCGTTGGTTCATCACATCACCAATACGGTGACGATTAACGATTGTGCCAATATCACCCTGCACACCGGCGGTGCTCCCGTCATGGCGCATGCGCCGGAAGAAGTGGAGGAAATGGTAGGATTGGCGTCCTCCTTGGTGCTGAACATCGGCATGTTGACGTCGTCTCAAGTGGCGGCCATGCTGTTGGCGGGGAAACAAGCAAACCGTCGCGGCATCCCCGTGGTATTGGACCCGGTGGGCGCCGGTGCGACCCATTTTCGAACGGAAAGTGTCCGGCGCATACTAGAAGAGGTTCAAGTGACCATCGTCAAGGGAAATGCTGCGGAAATCGCCACATTGGCGGGGGAGCGGGCCGAAGTGCGCGGTGTGGACGCGGGCGAAGTGGCCGCTGATCCCATTCAGGCGGCACAAACACTGGCCCGGCAACTAAGCACCGTGGTGGTGGTAACGGGGAAAACGGACATCATCACTGACGGTACCCGAACCGCTTGCGTTGACAACGGGCATCACATGATGGGATGCATTACCGGAACTGGCTGTATGGGCGCCTCCGTCCTCGGTTGCTTTGCTCCGGTGGCTGACGATCCTTGGATCGCTGCTGTCGCCGCCGTCACCGCCTACACGATCGCGGGAGAGATCGGCGGAGAGATCGGCGGAGAATCGGCAGACGGACCGGGCAGTTTCAAATGGCGGTTCTTCGATGCGATGGCCGGACTGAACGCTGAAAAAATCGCGGAGAAAGCAAAAATCCGGCAGGTCGCACCCTCACCGAACCTTTGA
- a CDS encoding DUF3054 domain-containing protein: MQRSTSMISMIAGDLLVLVLFTVIGRISHYLPLNVGAILWTTFPFALAWLVIAPLMGLYRSDVQTRFLSVTWRVGLTVLIAAPLGSYLRGILLGHHIIFIFYVVTTVTLLLMMWLWRWGFTWRQRRSR, encoded by the coding sequence ATGCAAAGAAGCACGTCCATGATCAGTATGATCGCCGGTGATCTGTTGGTATTGGTGCTGTTCACCGTAATCGGTCGAATCAGTCATTACCTGCCTTTGAATGTTGGTGCCATCCTTTGGACCACGTTTCCTTTTGCGCTTGCTTGGCTGGTAATCGCCCCGTTGATGGGGCTATACCGCTCGGATGTACAGACCCGTTTTCTTTCCGTAACTTGGCGCGTGGGGCTAACAGTGTTGATTGCCGCACCGCTGGGCTCGTATTTGCGCGGCATTCTTCTTGGGCACCATATCATTTTCATTTTTTACGTGGTCACGACAGTTACGCTTCTGTTGATGATGTGGTTGTGGCGATGGGGTTTTACCTGGCGGCAACGTCGATCCCGATGA
- the cobS gene encoding adenosylcobinamide-GDP ribazoletransferase, translating to MRGFWSALAFLTRIPIPARLLHSDGWRSSPVFYPAVGGVIGLCLAGFNWLTEPWLPPWIRTVLVVGVWVRLTGGLHLDGLMDTADGMGANRDREQTLTIMKDSRVGAMGVLAALFVILVKMAAVHDMGLSAAAALFSAPVAGRMAILSAIYFWPYVRQDGVGSQLKAALTGWQVAGAYAFGIILLAVADGWLAMLPLTITLVVTVWMARRVIRRIGGLTGDVYGAIVEVTEATVLVAFCVWR from the coding sequence ATGAGAGGATTTTGGTCCGCATTGGCCTTTTTGACGCGTATACCCATCCCCGCCCGTTTGCTTCATTCGGACGGATGGAGAAGCAGTCCAGTGTTCTATCCTGCGGTGGGCGGTGTGATCGGGTTGTGCCTCGCCGGGTTCAACTGGTTGACGGAGCCTTGGCTGCCTCCTTGGATTCGCACCGTACTGGTTGTGGGGGTGTGGGTGCGACTGACGGGAGGCCTTCATCTGGACGGATTGATGGATACGGCGGACGGGATGGGGGCCAACCGGGACCGTGAACAAACCTTGACCATCATGAAGGACAGCCGGGTCGGGGCGATGGGCGTTTTGGCCGCATTGTTTGTGATATTGGTGAAAATGGCTGCGGTGCATGATATGGGTCTTAGCGCCGCAGCTGCGCTGTTTTCCGCCCCCGTGGCCGGTAGGATGGCAATCCTGTCGGCCATATATTTCTGGCCGTATGTTCGGCAGGACGGGGTTGGTTCCCAGTTGAAAGCAGCGCTAACAGGGTGGCAGGTGGCCGGTGCGTATGCTTTCGGCATCATCCTGCTCGCGGTGGCAGACGGTTGGCTTGCCATGTTACCGTTGACCATCACCCTGGTGGTGACGGTGTGGATGGCCAGGCGAGTGATCCGCAGGATCGGTGGATTGACGGGTGACGTGTACGGCGCGATCGTGGAAGTAACGGAGGCGACGGTGTTGGTCGCATTTTGCGTGTGGAGGTGA